Genomic window (Arcobacter aquimarinus):
TTGGAGAAGCTCATGTTACTATTGCTCTTGAGACAAAAGGTGAAGAACATCAGGAATTAATAAGAGAAAATCTGAAACAAAACGGTTACAGATTTAAACAAATTTAATTTAATTTAACATCTTTAGAAAGTTTTTAGAAAAAAGATATTATAATCCTCGCATAATTTAGTATGTAGAAATAAAAAAAAGGAAGAAAATGGAAGGAAGACTGTTTACGTTCTTAGGTGCTATTGGTGGGCATGGTCAAGAATGGATAATCTTATCACACTACATTTTAGTACTTGGAATCATTTTTCTAGTAGCAAGAGCAGCAACTAGAAAATTACAATTAGTTCCATCTGGTGCGCAAAATGTAATGGAAGCATTTATCGGTGGTATTATTAGCATGGGTGCTGATACTATGGGAGAAAAAAACGCTAGAGTTTATATGCCATTAATTGCATCTTTAGCTTTAGTTATCGTATGTTGTAACTTAATGGGTGTTATTCCAGGTTTTGAATCTCCTACAAGTAACATCAACTTTACTTTATCTTTAGCTTTAATAGTTTTCATCTATTATA
Coding sequences:
- a CDS encoding F0F1 ATP synthase subunit A → MEGRLFTFLGAIGGHGQEWIILSHYILVLGIIFLVARAATRKLQLVPSGAQNVMEAFIGGIISMGADTMGEKNARVYMPLIASLALVIVCCNLMGVIPGFESPTSNINFTLSLALIVFIYYNYLGIKKNGFINYFKHFMGPMPILAPLMFPIEIISHVSRIISLSFRLFGAVRGDDMFLMVLLMLVPWIIPLSGFFLLFAFGILQAFIFSILTYVYIAGSIMMEDHDH